The region AGTCCAAccaaactccatcaatcCATTCGtcaaccatcaccatcacagTTCAGTATTAGAATCATGCCAAACAGTTTCACCGTCTGGACATTGATACGGTACCCGTTCctggcttctcttctttgcttaGTGGCTGAAGTCCCCACGACAGTCAAGGGTCTTTCAATGGCGTCACGCATTGCTTCTCACCACAACACATTTGATGATCCACCTGCCTCTTGTGGAAAAATGTCTGGACGCCGGTTGATAAGGAATTTGTAAGACTCCCTGTCAAGAACATGGGGACACAAAATTTGAACGTTTTACCACATTGGTCGAATCTTGTACCTGTACCTTTTCCCATCATGAAATAACCATGCCCCAAGCCCCGGATCCGCCAACTACATAAGGACACAGTTGATCGAAACATTGACACCCTCGCACCTACAATCTatggtcaaaggtatttgaacatatcgaagtatacactaacacaaCTCAATATACCTCAGCACACAgcgcgatatgcgatacctttccttgtttaaatacGTCTGACCCCCACTGTGATTGGCGTCTTTCCGAGCTTCGTCAAGTGAATCAACGTTATTGGCGACGTGAAATTATTGGGAGGTATGAGAAGCGCAAGGTCATTCGATGTTCATCAAGCAACAATTTTATTTCGTCCTTGGCCGTTGTTCAAgagggttcaatgttgtgccACTTTGGCTGCGTCTGCGTCACCTTTTGTTAATGAAGTTTACCGCCTGGCAACACACAACACATCGTAGTACAAGAGCTGAGCTCATCATTTCGGTTTCGTTTACTCCGTAGTCTCTCTTCATGTTTCTTACGTACCAAACCATGCCTTTAATGAAGCCTGACCGTGCATCACAAATTCGGTAAACACTTGCCTCTTAGTGGCTACCGCATCCTGGCAACAAAGACGGCTTGTTGAAGTCACCACAGCACGAATATGTTTCATTCCCATAGCCTATTGAGCCCAAATACCACGGCGAGTGTCGATATCCCTGGACTGGAGTGACCGTATCGGTACATGAGATGTTAGTATGGGAGCATTCCGGTTCCACAGCTCTGTAGGACATGTAACTCAGTCTCCTTCCGGGCTAGAGTTCCGATATCAGGTGTTTCTATATCCAGGTTTTTGTGAACTGCCGAAAGACTGTATCCATCCAAATTGTGCCGTCAAATTGTTAGCTAAGCTTGTTATTTCGCCGCTCTCCGCTGGCAACGGCTACCCACGACGCCGACTTAACTCCGCCCTTCGACCCATTAGCAGCATGCAACTGTCAGTAACTTGGCACAAAGCGCTAGCAATTCGGAAGCTTCCCGAAATATTGGGTCGATTAATTATATCACATCTTTGGAGACATACATACTGTATGCTGACTTGACAAATCACTGACTGCTTCGATCACCAGTGAGCCCATGCCACTGCCTGAAAGTATAAAGGAACCGTTGTTCTTGATCGCTTTCCATGATTTAAACAACTGTAAGACACTCCCTTACCTGAAGAGCAGTTTGTCAGTTGTGGAAATCGTGGATACTAAAGCTGGACTGCCATGGGCTTCGCCTCTTTACTCCACTGTTCTCACATAcgttgtggtgttgagcaATAAAAGTCTGATAAGATTAGATCACAATGTTACTCCCTCAGTATTCCCGTAGTTCTTTTGTCATTTTTGACATGTTCCGACGCAGACCCGGCAATTTCCAAATCCAGGATGTGGCCAATCGGGTTCCTGAGACGAGCGTCCAAACTTTGAATTGCGTAGAGACTCTCCATATCGGCCTGCGATCATGACTGCTTCTCCAGTACACGGATAATCGGCACCAACGGCAGAATTACAATATGTTGAAGGAATCCATTTACAAAGGTGGCTATGCTTCAAGATCCACTCCCTGTGTCCACTGCACTGGTGGAACAGGAACAAGTGTTTGATGGTATGTCGTTCCGGGTTAAGTACTAAAGCCTGAAATATCTCATATTATCTGATGATCAGTTGATCCTAACAACGACCCAAGTGCCGTAGAAGTATTTAAAATGGCTGTGTTGAAATCTGATATCAGTCCAGCCGGCGTCACAAACTTGACTGTCCATTCATCTTCAAACGATGATGACACCGAGAATCACACGACACAGTTTGACCGTACGTACCAAATTACTTCTGTATGACCCTATACTAATGTAGTTCAAGCCCATTCTTCCGACGGCGATGTCCTCTCAGCAGCTGGTGTAGACATGGGTAACGACGACCCAAGCTTACCGTGTCTCACGCTGAGGATGTGGGTTATCGGTATTGCGTTCTGTATCGTTGGGAGTGGTGTGAATACTCTCTACACGTTTCGATTTCCATCCGTCACCTTGTCGCAGTCTGCGATCCAGTTCTTAGCCTATCCTGTGGGTAAGGCTTGGGAGTTCGTTGTGCCAGACTGGGGCGTCACCGTTTTTGGGACACGGCACAGCTTAAATCCAGGTAGATTTAATCAGAAAGTGAGTACTGTGCTCAAAGTGTGTCGTCACTGTAGCAAGGCGCGACCAACTAATGAAACTCCACAGGAGAATATTCTGATCTATATCCTCGCCAACTTGAGCTACATGACACGTCTTAGTGCTGATGTTTTAACTGAGCAAAGGGTGTTTTATGGTCTGAAGGCTGGCTGGGGGTTCGAGTTATTGATGACACTGGCCACCATTTTGTTTGGCTTCGCCTTTGCAGGTCTGGCACGACCTCTTGTGGTGGAACCGCCCGAGTTGATCTGGCCGGGTGTTTTAGGAAACACTGCCCTCAACGCTGCTCTTCATGGCGGAGGCGGGAAAAAAGATACTTCTGGGTAAGTAAGCCATAACAATCATCACCAGAGCTGCGGCTGACACGATCTTTGGTTGCTTATAGGCACGCTTATACTTGGAAGGCGGCACGGTACAGGTTTTTTATGCTTACCTTCGTGGCTGGATTTGTTTGGTACTGGCTTCCGGATCTGATCTTTCCCGCTCTAAGCTATTTCACTTGGATTTGCTGGATCGCGCCGAATAATGTGGTAGTTAACCAAGTGTTTGGTATGAAGAGTGGCATTGGCCTCCTTCCGTTTACTCTTGACTGTAAGGCTTGCTGTCTTAGTATTACATCTTCAAGCGCTTTCTTCCATTCAGAGCCCTAATTATCTGTCACAGGGAGTCAAATATCCTACATAGGCTCACCTCTCATCGTCCCGACTTGggtcatcttcaacataCTGGCCTCTGTCGTCTTTTGGATCTGGGTCGTGACACCGGCCCTGTATTACTCCAACACTTGGTTGTCAGCATATCTCCCCTTACAAAGCAATTCCATCTTTGATGATACAGCTAGCGTGTACAATGTTTCCAAGGTCATTGATATGAGAAAAGGGTTTACCTTTGACGAGGCCAAGTTTGCGGCATACTCAGGCGTAAGTGCTACGGCTAATTGTACCAAGCATCACTGATAAACTTGTCATAAAGATCCGGTTGCCGGTTACGTATGCTTTGAACAAGTTCGGCCTCTCTTTCGCCACTTTTGCATCGCTTTTTACATGGCTCTTCCTCGATAAGCGGCAAGAGATTGCGAagcttgttggccaggtcCGACAGAACCTACTCTTGCCAGTGGGCCATGTTTGTGATGCAGGTGGCTGGAAGAACGAACATACAGACCGATTATCGTCGCAATCAGACACCTCTTTGTGGTGGTACGGTGCTGCGGCTGTTCTAGGTCTGGTTTTTGCCATGTTTGCCTGCGAATACTATCCTGTTCAGCTACGTTGGTACGGAGCTGTTCTGGCGTTCACAATATCTGCTGTTTTCTTTCTGCCAGTATGTGTCTTCATATTTCACTGTATGTTAGCGGACATGATAGCTGATCTGCGGATACAGCTTACTTGGGTGTTTGCGATATCTAATGTGAAGATTAATATTGAACTGTTCTGTCGACTTGTTGCCGGATATGTCTGGGAAGGAAAGGTTCTGGCCAACATCTGGTTCTTTTCCCTTGGATCAatatccaccaccaaaggaCTTGCTTTTGCACAGGACCTCAAGTTGGGGATGTACTGCAACGTAAGGATATCCACTCCCATTAAGATAGGATAAGATGCTGACCGGAACGACAGATTCCTCCTCGTCATTTGTTCCTTGTGCAGGCAGTAGGTCTGGTTATCGGTAGCGTGTCTCAAGTCGCCGTACTGAATTGGGCGCTTAATCACATACCCAGAATTTGTACATCCAAGGCCCCCAATGGGTTCACATGTCCTTTCTCCCGAACCCATTTCAACACCAGTATGGTATGGGGAGCCGTCGGCCCTCGCAAGTTCTTTGCTCCGGGCACGCCTTATCGACCTCTCCTCTGGTTCTTCTTACTTGGTTTTCTGCTGCCCATTGCTGTATATGGCATTCGACGTGCATTTCCCAAGGCACGGTGGCTGCGACGAGTGCATGTTCCGTTGCTGCTTGGTGGATTAGGATATATTCCCCCAGCGTCTGGCACAAACTACGGCGCGTGGGCTATTGTGGGACTGTTGTTTGGGCTCCTGATCAAGAAAAAGCGAAATATATGGTGGAACAAGTACAATTTTGTATTGAGTGCATCACTTGACTGTTCGACGGCGATTGCAGGTATTCTGATATTCTTTGCTGTTGTATACACGGGAGCATCGAAGAACCTCGCATGGTGGGGAACCAAAGTACACATGGTAAGATATCTCCAGGATTCGGCACTAGCATTTACGCTGAAGCTAATAAATGTTTCAAGGACACGTGCGACTGGAAGGCCTGCCCATACCTGGAGCTTGCCGAAGGAGCAAAGTTGGAATGAGGGTTAGACCACGCAGCCGAATGCTCGACGATGGGACTGATGAATATCTGTCACTGTCCAAGTGAATGCTAACTTTTGATGCGATTGTGCAAGACAGAAACATTCTTTTGCCCGATCTTGAGAGCCAGTGTTTGTACTCGTAACAGGGGAAATGGACAGTTGAGCCACAGAAGTTGGTCAACTTTGCTCAGCACAGCAGTGAACAAAATAGTGTCTCAGGTGATGTGACAAGTGCGACCATGTCTTGATGCGACTTTGTGGAACTGCTGATGTCTAATTATGCCCACACAACGTCCAAGCGTCGTTGGCTTAGGCCCCAGCgcctttttttcttttcctggTGTTGCCAAGAAGATCGATTGAtggtgtacggagtatggtGGCCTGGTGCCGATATTGACGAGCAGCCCATTGCCGTCTGAGGGCTGGATGAGCCGAACCGGGAGCGGGCCGTCCGACATTGACCCTGCACCATCCAAAAGGAGGTCGACAACTGCTGCAGGCAATGTGAGGCATCATACTCCCAAATACGTGCAGGGAGGCCACAGCCATCCCAGACAATTGATTCAAGGGCCATGGTTCGTTACCATGGAATGCAATGGCCCGAGTGTGGGGTTGCACAGTGGCGGCTTGGTGGGGGATCCTCCAGTCCGGTGTGATTGACGAGGTTGCACAGAGATGGCCAAGCCTGTGGTTAATGTTGGGAGTGATCAAAAACCTACATGCAGTGTGCAGGTAGTTGGGGAGGAGAGTgcaaaaaagcaaacataaagagactggagaggAGAAAATGACAAGTTGACCAGGGAATTGGAGGGATGGGCCACAGATCAGCATCAGGGATGCATGAGGAAAGAGCGACCAAGATGACTGGGGTCAAGCGCCTGCTTGTTGGTCACATTAGTTGACTGACACAGACATCACAGACAAACAGACGACTTTCGAATCCTGGAAAGGCCGACGATCAACTTGCAAGCTAAGATGCCGTACCACATTAAACCGTCCATTACTGGGCGGAAACAATCTCGAGAAAAGATggaacgccaacatctcaAATCCTTGCCATTGGCCCAGGTTTCGGAACTTGAGTCGCCCGGagacaccaaccagacttcaaacGGAGTAGCTCAGTTCAACTCGCCAcgctttttttttttggcttctggGTGATTCACCAGAGTCGTGTCGTCAAACAGTGACGATGAGTTGTTTGGCTAGGCTAGGCTTGGATTTCGCAGACCAGGCAGGATAGAGTTCTCCAGTCTTATAATGAACTACTTTCTCCCACTTCACTGTGCTGTGAATCAAGCAACCTTGCACTCTGTTCGCTAGATGAAGGTTTTGGTTTGTGGCCGACGAAAAAAAACCAATCGACGACTACCCAACATCGCCTCTCTGTAGTCATGGCCCAAATGTTTTCACGGGGGACATTCACCCAATCATTCCTCATCCCAAAACCTGTCCTTACCGAAGAGAACCTTCCCGATCAGACTGGAAAGGTTCATCTCGTCACAGGAGGGTACACCGGTCTTGGCAAAGAGTTGACCTCCATCCTGTATCGACATAATGCAACCATCTATGTGGCTGGAAGAAGCGAGGACAAGGCAGCAACTGCCATCGCAGACATCACGGCCAAAAATCCGGAATCCACAGGCAGACTCGAATTCTTGCATTTGGATTTGTCAGACCTAACTACCATCAAGCCGGCTGTTGACAAGTTCATTGCCAACGAGAAGCGTCTCGATGTGTTGGTCAACAATGCTGGCGTAATGATGTGCCCAAAAGGCAGCAAGGGCAAACAAGGGCACGAGCTTCAACTGGTCACCAATTGCCTCGGGCCCTTCCTCTTCACCAAAGGACTCGTTCCCATTCTGAAAGAAACGGCTATAACTAGCCCACCGGGCTCAGTGCGCGTCATCTGGGCCAGTTCTCTTGTCGCCAATTTGCTGTCACCCACCGGCGGTGTCAAGCtgggtgaagatgatgcacCTCAGATATCGTCATTCCAGCCCACAAACTATGGTCAATCCAAAGCTGCCAACAACTTCTACGCTGCCGAATTTAGTAGACGATACGGAGGAGATGGTATTCTGAGCGTCGCGTTCAACCCCGGCAACCTCGCGACCGAACTGCAGCGCCATTTGGACCCCGTCAACTTGCTAACTGCCAAACTGATCAACCATCCTGCTCGATTTGGCGCATACACAGAACTCTATGCAGGCTGGAGCCCCGATATAACTGTTGAGGATGGAGGCATGTTTGTCATTCCGTGGGGTAGAAAAGGCAATGACATCTTGAGAAACGACTTGCGAAAAGCAATTGAAGAGTCAAAAACCGATGAGAATTCAGTACCCAGGCGATTTTGGGAGTGGAGTGATAGAGAGACTTCGCAGTATGCATAAATGTCTCTCCGTTTTGACTCTACTTTCTTTACATACTTGGTTGGTCGGGTTAGAAGCGATGCAAACAGGATTTTTCCCGTATGAGAGTGATTGGT is a window of Pochonia chlamydosporia 170 chromosome 5, whole genome shotgun sequence DNA encoding:
- a CDS encoding sexual differentiation process protein isp4 (similar to Aspergillus flavus NRRL3357 XP_002373873.1); the encoded protein is MAVLKSDISPAGVTNLTVHSSSNDDDTENHTTQFDPHSSDGDVLSAAGVDMGNDDPSLPCLTLRMWVIGIAFCIVGSGVNTLYTFRFPSVTLSQSAIQFLAYPVGKAWEFVVPDWGVTVFGTRHSLNPGRFNQKENILIYILANLSYMTRLSADVLTEQRVFYGLKAGWGFELLMTLATILFGFAFAGLARPLVVEPPELIWPGVLGNTALNAALHGGGGKKDTSGHAYTWKAARYRFFMLTFVAGFVWYWLPDLIFPALSYFTWICWIAPNNVVVNQVFGMKSGIGLLPFTLDWSQISYIGSPLIVPTWVIFNILASVVFWIWVVTPALYYSNTWLSAYLPLQSNSIFDDTASVYNVSKVIDMRKGFTFDEAKFAAYSGIRLPVTYALNKFGLSFATFASLFTWLFLDKRQEIAKLVGQVRQNLLLPVGHVCDAGGWKNEHTDRLSSQSDTSLWWYGAAAVLGLVFAMFACEYYPVQLRWYGAVLAFTISAVFFLPLTWVFAISNVKINIELFCRLVAGYVWEGKVLANIWFFSLGSISTTKGLAFAQDLKLGMYCNIPPRHLFLVQAVGLVIGSVSQVAVLNWALNHIPRICTSKAPNGFTCPFSRTHFNTSMVWGAVGPRKFFAPGTPYRPLLWFFLLGFLLPIAVYGIRRAFPKARWLRRVHVPLLLGGLGYIPPASGTNYGAWAIVGLLFGLLIKKKRNIWWNKYNFVLSASLDCSTAIAGILIFFAVVYTGASKNLAWWGTKVHMDTCDWKACPYLELAEGAKLE
- a CDS encoding short-chain dehydrogenase (similar to Metarhizium acridum CQMa 102 XP_007811428.1), whose protein sequence is MAQMFSRGTFTQSFLIPKPVLTEENLPDQTGKVHLVTGGYTGLGKELTSILYRHNATIYVAGRSEDKAATAIADITAKNPESTGRLEFLHLDLSDLTTIKPAVDKFIANEKRLDVLVNNAGVMMCPKGSKGKQGHELQLVTNCLGPFLFTKGLVPILKETAITSPPGSVRVIWASSLVANLLSPTGGVKLGEDDAPQISSFQPTNYGQSKAANNFYAAEFSRRYGGDGILSVAFNPGNLATELQRHLDPVNLLTAKLINHPARFGAYTELYAGWSPDITVEDGGMFVIPWGRKGNDILRNDLRKAIEESKTDENSVPRRFWEWSDRETSQYA